The DNA region TTTGTTTCCATACTATCCATCCTTCCAAGTTCACTAATTCAACAATTTATCGATGTTTTTCTGTAATTGAAGCCATTCTAAAATAAATGAAGCTTTTTCTTCTTCGCCTTTTTCAGTTAATTGATAGTACTTTCTTTTTGGTCCATCTGGTGAAGGAACCTGGTGTCCTTCAATAAATCCTTTTTTCTCTAAGTTTAGTAATAAAGGATAAATGGTTCCTTTTGGAATTTCACTAAAACCTATTTCTTCAAGCTTCACACCCAACGTATAACCATATAACGTTTCCTTACTCAATAAAACTAAGATACATCCGGATAAAATCCCTTTGAGCATTTGGGATGATCGATTACTTGGTGCCATGAACTAGCCCCCTCTCTGATAGCTATATTGTTTTACATACTAGTGTAGAACAATCACAACTATATTGCAATACATAATAGCTATTTGAATGAATTCCCTTGCCACCCAATCGCAATATCCAAAAATAGCGCATGGCCATAGCCATACGCTGTTTTTAAATTTCTATCCTATTTCGCGAAGTGGTTGATAACATCTCGCAAGAATACTGCTGCTCCTGGTGCAACTGCATCATAGTGGGCTGTAAACCGTTCATCCGCTACATACATTTCACCTAAATTACGGTGCATTTCGAGTGAATAATTATTTTCTGGCACATAGAATTGTAACCATTCTTGATGTAATTCAAATACTTCCTTGGCTAGTGGCGATGTAGTATCCCCAATAGCTGTTGCCTCTGCTAAATGTTCATGTAAGGCTACCGTCAACATTTCAATTGATCCCCAGGTTTCATGGTCTATCCCCATTAACCGTTTGGTCGCCTCATCCATTTGATCATCACCGTATTTGGCCCGCACTTCCCCGCCAAATTTGGCTTCATTTTCATCGATCAATTGTTGTTTAAATGCTTCAAATTTTTCTTCGTCTACCATTTCAATTTCGCCCCTTTGCGCTTTGATCGTTGTCCGCACCGTCTCAATTAACCGGTCAATCCGACGGCGTTCCTGTGAAAGGTAAGCCAAGTGATCACTCAAGGACTCTGTCACCACGTAGGTTGGTGCCTGCACAATTTCTCGAATTTCAGCAAGTGGCAGGTCCATCTCCCGGAAAAAAAGAATTTGCTGCAATAAGTCGACTTCTCTTTCTCCGTACAATCGGTAACCCGCCTCAGATAAAGTTTGTGGTTCTAATAAACCTATCTTGTCATAGTGGCGTAAAGTTTTCCTTGTCACACCAGCCAAATCGGCCAATTCTCCTATTGTATACATCCTACTCACCTCTCAATAGATATCATAAAGCCTGCCCTTAGGTAAAGGTAAACCCCTTTTTTGAAAAAGGGCGAATCTTTTTAAGCGAAGTATCATTTCCCGCTACCTTCCTATTTTAATTTCAAAAAAAGACGTGGCAAAATATCTTTCGCCACGTCTTTTACTACTATTCTACTTCATGATGGTGGTCATGTTTCTCCATTTGTGCAATCAAATATGCCCGGTCTTCGTCAGACATTTCCTCACGGTTGCGACGTAAAGTGAAATGGTCTGGTACTGGATCTAGCCCCCCTGGCACCATTGGGTTACAACGGATAATCCGTGCCGTCCCCATAGCCGCACCCTTAAGTGTGCCATGTTTATTGACTGCTTGAATCATATAAGTTGAGCACGATGGATAGTAGCGGCAAGTTGGTGGAAACATTGGGGAAATATACTTTTGGTAACCCCGCACCATTTTTACCAGAGGCTTGTCAGCCATAATACGTTACCCCTTTTTCTCTTCAACTATTGGTAATAATAAACCATCAGCAATCTCTTGCGCTTTAGCATCGCCTTTTAGAATTCGAATAATGTCCAAGGCAAAATAAACTGCTGTGGCTGGTCCACGTGAGGTCAATACTTTATGGTTTTCATCGTAGTAGGTGATATCTTCGTGGAAGGTCTTGTAATGCACTTGGTCTTCAAAGCCTGGGTAGCATGTCCCTTCCAAGTCTTTTGTGATGCCTGCTGCTTCAAGAACGATTGGTGAAGCACAAATACTCGAAACGTATTTATCATTCGCTACTTGTTTAGCAATCAAGTCAGTTACTCTTTTATCCTTGGCCAATTTTTCTGCACCTGGGCGCCCACCTGGCGTAATGACCATGTCATAGCTGTCTGTATCCACATCATCTAACAGTTTATCTGCCATAATCTCAATACCATGGTCACCGATTGTCGATAGGGTTTCGTTGATAGATACGAT from Aerococcus urinaeequi includes:
- a CDS encoding DJ-1 family glyoxalase III, whose translation is MKTMILLGEGYEEVEAITVIDYLRRAEIPIDIVSINETLSTIGDHGIEIMADKLLDDVDTDSYDMVITPGGRPGAEKLAKDKRVTDLIAKQVANDKYVSSICASPIVLEAAGITKDLEGTCYPGFEDQVHYKTFHEDITYYDENHKVLTSRGPATAVYFALDIIRILKGDAKAQEIADGLLLPIVEEKKG
- the yidD gene encoding membrane protein insertion efficiency factor YidD — its product is MADKPLVKMVRGYQKYISPMFPPTCRYYPSCSTYMIQAVNKHGTLKGAAMGTARIIRCNPMVPGGLDPVPDHFTLRRNREEMSDEDRAYLIAQMEKHDHHHEVE
- a CDS encoding PadR family transcriptional regulator; this translates as MAPSNRSSQMLKGILSGCILVLLSKETLYGYTLGVKLEEIGFSEIPKGTIYPLLLNLEKKGFIEGHQVPSPDGPKRKYYQLTEKGEEEKASFILEWLQLQKNIDKLLN
- a CDS encoding MerR family transcriptional regulator, which translates into the protein MYTIGELADLAGVTRKTLRHYDKIGLLEPQTLSEAGYRLYGEREVDLLQQILFFREMDLPLAEIREIVQAPTYVVTESLSDHLAYLSQERRRIDRLIETVRTTIKAQRGEIEMVDEEKFEAFKQQLIDENEAKFGGEVRAKYGDDQMDEATKRLMGIDHETWGSIEMLTVALHEHLAEATAIGDTTSPLAKEVFELHQEWLQFYVPENNYSLEMHRNLGEMYVADERFTAHYDAVAPGAAVFLRDVINHFAK